In Antechinus flavipes isolate AdamAnt ecotype Samford, QLD, Australia chromosome 3, AdamAnt_v2, whole genome shotgun sequence, a genomic segment contains:
- the PLEKHB2 gene encoding pleckstrin homology domain-containing family B member 2, with protein sequence MAFVKSGWLLRQSTILKRWKKNWFDLWSDGHLIYYDDQTRQNVEDKIHMLVDCINIRMGNECRDFHPPEGKPRDRILQIVCRDGKTINLCAESEDDCLAWKFALQDARTNTAYVGSEVMYDETAVASSPPPYTAYATPSPEVFGYGQYNGMYPPGTQVIYAANGQAYAVPYQYPYPGPYGQQPANHVIIRERYRDNDGDLALGMLAGAATGMALGSLFWVF encoded by the exons ATGGCATTTGTGAAGAGTGGTTGGTTGCTTCGACAAA GCACAATTTTGAAGCGGTGGAAAAAAAACTGGTTTGATCTGTGGTCAGATGGCCACCTAATCTATTATGATGACCAGACCAGGCAGAATGTAGAAGATAAGATTCACATGCTGGTGGACTGCATCAACATTCGAATGGGAAATGAATGCCGGG ATTTTCATCCACCTGAAGGCAAGCCAAGAGACCGTATACTGCAGATTGTTTGCCGAGATGGAAAAACTATCAATCTTTGTGCTGAAAGTGAAGATGATTGCTT GGCCTGGAAATTTGCACTTCAGGATGCCAGGACAAATACT GCCTATGTTGGCTCGGAAGTAATGTATGATGAGACTGCTGTTGCTTCATCTCCACCTCCTTATACAGCTTATGCCACTCCATCTCCTGAG GTATTTGGCTATGGTCAGTATAATGGAATGTATCCTCCAGGAACTCAAGTTATTTATGCTGCTAATGGGCAGGCTTATGCAGTACCATACCAGTATCCATATCCAG GACCTTATGGACAGCAGCCTGCCAACCATGTCATCATCAGGGAGCGCTACCGGGACAATGATGGGGACCTGGCTCTGGGCATGCTGGCTGGAGCAGCCACTGGCATGGCCTTGGGATCTTTGTTCTGGGTCTTCTAA